The DNA region AACACAGGGAGGCATGAGCTGAAAAAAAAGGTCCATTTCTCAGCTTTCTGCATGGAAGGGATCTGAGATCCTGAGAGGAAGAGTAGGAGAGAAGCAGCTGAACACGACCCGGGTCCGAGCCGGGCGCCCGCCCTCCTGCCTACGGAGCCTGAGCGGCAGAGACCCGGAGCTGCGCCGGGGCCCCGAGTGCAGAGCTGAAGGGCGGCGGGCATCCTGGCGACACCGCCGGGGCAGGGGGCCGCGCTCCGGGAGCCCCGGCGCCGGGGGCGGGGCTCAGaggcggccccgcccccgccccccggggaAGGAAGCCGAAAAAGGGGAAGCGGCCCCATCCTCTCACACTATACCAGCGTCTCTGGACTGAAAGCCGCTGGCCCGGGAGGACCACCCAGAGGGGCAGCTTTGGGCCGCAGCCTAGTAACTCTGAGGTAACTGTCATTTTTACGCTTCTACCCCTGGCCTGAGGAGTGAACACAGGGCGTCTCATTTTCCTCCACGGGGCAGCTGAAATCTGTTCCTGGGCCTGAGACGCCCCCTTCCCCTGTTCCAGCCAAGGTTTCCTGGGACTTATGGCGGGGACAAGTCTTGGTCTTAACACTTGAGATTCTTCAAAAACGTGTGTCCTGTTCTGGAGGTGATTTACCTCGGTAAGCCACTGGAGGAAACCACTTCGCCCCGAGCGGTTCCTTTGTCTGCAGTCAGCAGGATTTATAAACAGGCACGGTTAACAGGGTGGGAGCTTGGTCCTGGGGGCGGGGTGGTTCCAAAGGCTGCAGAAGGCACCACCAGCCCCCTGCCCGCTTCTCTCAGGGCACTGACCCCGGGATAACTTCCCCTTGGGGTTTAGGCTTCCAGGTGGACACCAGAGGCTCAGAGCCACGGACCAGCAAGAATCGAAGACACCCTTCAGTCACTGCTACTCAACCAGGTTTGTCTAACGGAAGTGGGTTCTGCCTCCTTGCCTTAACTACCAAGGAATGGGAGCTGACGTCCCATGTTTTCAGGGGGAGACCCTGGTCTCTTCTCTGTATCAGgcacccccaccccgacccccagAGATAGGTTAGCTGATGTTGACTCACACAGCCCTGCTTCCCTGCCCTTTCAAAgcccagacctgggtttgaaagatgacactgtggaCATTACCTTGGGTGTAGAGGCCCTTCTCCCTTGACCCACATGGATTTCTGTTCCTTCCGACGAGTGCACCTGGCCTTTCTCCCCTAGGGTCTGCCAGCGGCCGCCATGGGGTCTGTGAGCTCCCGAAGTCACAAGGCGGAAGCCCAGGTGGTGATGATGGGCCTGGACTCGGCCGGCAAGACCACGCTCCTGTACAAACTGAAGGGCCACCAGCTGGTGGAGACTCTGCCCACCGTGGGTTTCAACGTGGAACCCCTCGAGGCCCCCGGGCAGGTGCGCCTCACCCTCTGGGATGTCGGGGGACAGAGCCCGCTCAGGGCCAGCTGGAAGGACTACCTGGAGGGCACGGCCGTCCTCGTGTTCGTGCTGGACAGCACAGACGAGGCCCGCTTGCCCGAGGCGGTGGCTGAGCTCACGGAGGTCCTGGAGGACCCCCACCTGGACGGCGTCCCCCTCCTGGTGCTGGCCAACAAGCAGGACGCACCCCACACCCTGCCGCTGCCCAAGATCCGAGACAGGCTGGGCCTGCGGAGGTTTCCGGGGCTCTGCTGGGAGCTGCGGGCCTGCAGTGCCCTCACCGGCGAGGGGCTGCCTGAGGCCCTGGGGACCCTGAGGCGTCTCCTGAGCTACCGCAGCCCCCCGAGTCTCCAGGTGGGTGCAGGGGGCGGCCGCCGGGAGACCTGAGAGCCTCGATCCGGGCAGAGCAGCCTGTCTTCTCTGCTCTTACAGACTGGAACACCAGCTAATCCTGGACGGAACCTCAAGATCTGTTTATCAAACAAGGAACCCTCCTAGGCTCAGACACAGTATTTAAGTCTTTGGACTTATTGTCACTGGTGTTTATGTTGCAAATCAGCTACTCTTGGAATAATGATACTCTAAGTgttccaggtggttcagcagcaaagaatctgcctgcaatgcaggagacgtgggttcaatccctgggtcgtgaagatcccttggagaagggagtggcaacccactccagtattcttgcctggagaatcccgtgggcagaggagcctggcgggctacagtccatgggctctcaagagaatcggacatgacttaccaactaaacaacaacaaagaaaaaaaacctcaacataatTCGTTTAGTAACTCATCATTACCACGTGTGAACTGAAAAACTAAGAACAAGTGGCTGCAGAATAATTAACACCTAAATTCACAGAGGGAAAGAGGTTTCAAAATCAGATCAGAATATCAGACTTGAACATGTTCATGATCTTATGAATGATTGTTCTTAGTAGCCCCCTAAATCATCCCAAGTGCCACCACCCTCTGAGAGCAAGCAGTCCGGGCCAGCAGGGT from Muntiacus reevesi chromosome 11, mMunRee1.1, whole genome shotgun sequence includes:
- the ARL11 gene encoding ADP-ribosylation factor-like protein 11, which gives rise to MGSVSSRSHKAEAQVVMMGLDSAGKTTLLYKLKGHQLVETLPTVGFNVEPLEAPGQVRLTLWDVGGQSPLRASWKDYLEGTAVLVFVLDSTDEARLPEAVAELTEVLEDPHLDGVPLLVLANKQDAPHTLPLPKIRDRLGLRRFPGLCWELRACSALTGEGLPEALGTLRRLLSYRSPPSLQVGAGGGRRET